A stretch of the Clostridium botulinum genome encodes the following:
- a CDS encoding ABC transporter ATP-binding protein, which yields MSEIIKLVNVKKKFGSHAIFENLNLNVEENDFVAIVGKSGKGKTTLLNMIGCIEPITSGEINVCGIKNPNINKKSGSQLLRNKISFLFQNYALVDDETVNFNLDIALRFTKSSKSEKATLKKDALKMVGLSGYESRKVYELSGGEQQRIAIARAILKPSNLVLADEPTGSLDPENRDIVLKLLSKMNEMGKTIIVVTHDSTVADYCKRKIII from the coding sequence ATGAGTGAAATTATAAAATTAGTAAATGTAAAAAAGAAATTTGGTTCACATGCTATTTTTGAAAATTTAAATCTTAATGTAGAAGAGAATGATTTTGTGGCTATTGTGGGAAAATCCGGGAAAGGTAAAACTACATTATTAAACATGATTGGATGTATTGAACCTATAACTTCCGGAGAAATAAACGTATGTGGTATAAAAAATCCAAATATCAATAAAAAAAGTGGTAGCCAGCTGTTAAGAAATAAAATATCATTTTTATTTCAAAATTATGCTTTAGTTGATGATGAAACTGTAAATTTTAATTTAGATATAGCACTAAGGTTTACCAAAAGCAGTAAATCTGAAAAAGCTACGTTAAAGAAAGATGCATTAAAAATGGTTGGATTATCTGGTTATGAATCAAGAAAAGTTTATGAATTATCTGGTGGTGAACAGCAAAGGATTGCTATTGCTCGTGCAATATTAAAACCATCAAATTTAGTTTTAGCTGATGAGCCTACTGGAAGCTTAGACCCTGAAAACAGAGACATAGTACTTAAATTATTAAGCAAAATGAATGAAATGGGCAAAACAATAATAGTTGTAACTCATGATAGTACAGTTGCTGATTATTGCAAAAGAAAAATTATAATATAA
- a CDS encoding DUF1430 domain-containing protein, whose translation MKKILWICSTIIIILMGFVTYEYTAHEDTVFWENWGSSSICKKIYINNSDIQNKNVENIKKHIIEVSNKHSVCVIKTGYISQNNKLILRKGIHIPADSSISLSVIMKSHKYFDMKNLKDEMVLSTVSNENSVFDAFDDNNVEFMNLKTAWNKYDIDGDYIISSNSDTNLSKFINELSKKTKIPYDNLTVQKNFHAVKMSTASVAYMICIPLILLLYAAINVFYTISQNKKIAILLLNGLSAKNIWWDLTSPQLFITTLLGLIYNTFLIYKYKPVSSIFVVRLFGELIILLGIQLLVSLLTFIYIKNQKLNNLIKGKRNIKFLRATSKILQLSFLSFGMIVIIFLSGIITDLCAENKLIKSWDKYSNYAILSGMSIGNDIESISGKSNKLTDDFSKLYDYVNDKGAYYFSYNKISTDSYKDTEGVSDFVKKNPYEINLLEINKNYFDTLKLKDIKGNNIVINNNDSNTIILIPKDKENESEKINKLIEAYCISNNNNLKDFGYPVNNNSNIKLYYYENINLFNLAPTSNDDAKEIVNPVITIYTKNNMNSLDKSGFQHCGLDNPVKLPLKLLNGANKQALDNIIKKCDLNDNNLRFKSIGDYFANQKAYTKHTMYIGIGICSILFIICSFISWQELAISFEMRKKELAVKKLCGYSLLSKHKKRILLDCIFLILSTFAGVIISHNNLNIYSLVLVLIYISLYVLVEYIIININENKTLNNIIKGA comes from the coding sequence ATGAAAAAAATACTATGGATTTGTTCCACCATCATAATTATATTAATGGGTTTTGTAACCTATGAGTATACTGCTCATGAAGACACAGTTTTTTGGGAAAATTGGGGAAGTAGTTCTATTTGTAAAAAAATATATATCAATAATAGTGATATACAAAATAAAAATGTTGAAAATATAAAGAAGCATATAATTGAAGTTTCTAATAAACATTCTGTTTGTGTTATTAAGACTGGATACATATCTCAAAATAATAAGTTGATTTTAAGAAAAGGAATACATATACCCGCTGATTCTTCAATTTCTTTATCAGTTATTATGAAGAGTCATAAATATTTTGATATGAAAAATCTTAAAGATGAAATGGTACTAAGCACTGTTTCTAATGAAAATTCTGTTTTTGACGCCTTTGATGATAACAATGTGGAATTTATGAATTTAAAAACCGCTTGGAATAAGTATGATATAGATGGCGATTATATAATTTCTTCAAATAGTGATACTAATTTATCAAAATTTATAAATGAACTCTCTAAAAAAACTAAAATTCCATATGATAATTTAACTGTGCAAAAAAACTTTCACGCTGTTAAAATGTCTACAGCCTCAGTAGCTTATATGATTTGTATACCATTAATACTACTTTTATATGCTGCTATAAATGTTTTTTATACTATTAGCCAAAATAAAAAGATAGCTATACTGCTGCTAAATGGGTTGAGTGCTAAAAATATATGGTGGGATTTAACTTCCCCTCAGCTATTTATAACTACTTTATTAGGGCTTATCTACAACACTTTCCTTATCTACAAATATAAGCCAGTAAGCTCCATTTTTGTAGTTCGATTGTTTGGCGAACTTATTATTTTACTCGGAATTCAATTACTTGTTTCACTATTGACTTTCATATATATAAAAAATCAAAAATTGAATAATTTAATCAAAGGTAAAAGAAATATAAAATTTTTAAGAGCTACTAGTAAGATTCTACAGTTATCATTCCTTTCCTTTGGAATGATAGTAATTATATTCCTTTCTGGAATCATAACTGACCTTTGTGCTGAAAATAAACTTATTAAAAGCTGGGATAAATATTCTAATTATGCTATATTATCTGGAATGTCAATAGGTAATGATATAGAAAGTATAAGTGGAAAGAGTAATAAATTGACTGATGACTTCTCAAAATTATATGATTATGTAAATGATAAAGGCGCCTATTATTTTAGTTATAATAAAATAAGTACTGATAGTTATAAAGATACAGAAGGCGTTTCAGATTTTGTGAAAAAAAATCCATATGAGATAAACTTATTAGAAATAAATAAGAATTATTTTGATACTCTAAAATTAAAAGATATTAAAGGAAATAATATAGTTATAAATAATAATGATTCTAATACAATAATTTTAATACCTAAAGATAAAGAAAATGAAAGTGAAAAAATCAATAAACTTATTGAAGCTTATTGTATCTCCAACAATAATAATCTTAAAGATTTCGGTTATCCTGTGAATAATAACTCTAATATAAAACTGTATTATTATGAAAATATTAACCTTTTTAATCTTGCTCCTACTTCTAACGATGATGCAAAGGAAATTGTTAACCCTGTTATAACTATTTACACGAAAAATAACATGAATTCTCTTGATAAAAGTGGTTTCCAACACTGTGGATTAGACAATCCAGTAAAACTACCACTGAAATTACTTAATGGAGCTAATAAACAAGCACTAGATAATATAATAAAAAAATGTGATTTAAATGATAATAATTTACGCTTTAAAAGCATTGGGGATTATTTTGCAAATCAAAAGGCATATACGAAGCACACTATGTATATTGGAATAGGTATATGTAGTATTTTATTTATAATTTGTTCCTTTATAAGCTGGCAGGAACTGGCCATAAGTTTTGAAATGAGAAAAAAAGAATTAGCAGTAAAAAAATTATGTGGTTACAGTTTACTTTCTAAGCATAAGAAACGAATACTTCTTGATTGTATTTTTCTTATATTAAGTACATTTGCTGGAGTAATTATAAGTCATAATAATTTAAATATTTATTCTCTAGTATTAGTATTAATTTATATTTCGTTATATGTATTAGTTGAGTACATCATAATAAATATTAATGAAAATAAGACCTTAAATAATATTATTAAAGGAGCCTAA
- a CDS encoding lactococcin 972 family bacteriocin — translation MSLATAGLLSLVTISSSAYAAHQTVKFGASWDYGTSSTRTTAYSNVTSTSHWHSSSVTHNDDSDASGWVKPGKVSNASISIMPWSTDIHYYYNVK, via the coding sequence TTGTCATTAGCAACTGCGGGTCTATTAAGTCTTGTAACTATTAGTTCAAGTGCTTATGCAGCGCATCAAACAGTTAAATTTGGTGCTTCATGGGACTATGGAACAAGCAGTACTAGAACAACAGCTTATTCAAATGTAACTAGTACTTCTCACTGGCATTCTAGTTCAGTTACACATAATGATGATTCTGATGCTAGCGGATGGGTAAAACCTGGGAAAGTTTCCAATGCATCCATTAGCATAATGCCTTGGAGCACAGATATTCACTATTATTATAATGTTAAATAA